Proteins encoded within one genomic window of Papio anubis isolate 15944 chromosome X, Panubis1.0, whole genome shotgun sequence:
- the TAF9B gene encoding transcription initiation factor TFIID subunit 9B isoform X1: MESGKMAPPKNAPRDALVMAQILKDMGITEYEPRVINQMLEFAFRYVTTILDDAKIYSSHAKKPNVDADDVRLAIQCRADQSFTSPPPRDVSKLGFEVIFTYNFLNCSSNKDFFFKFLLDIARQKNQTPLPLIKPYAGPRLPPDRYCLTAPNYRLKSLIKKGPNQGRLVPRLSVGAVSSKPTTPTIATPQTVSVPNKVATPMSVTSQRFTVQIPPSQSTPVKPVPATTAVQNVLINPSMIGPKNILITTNMVSSQNTANEANPLKRKHEEDDDNDIM, from the exons ATGGAGTCGGGCAAGATGGCGCCTCCCAAGAACGCTCCGAGAGATGCCTTG GTGATGGCACAGATCCTGAAGGATATGGGAATCACAGAGTATGAACCAAGGGTTATAAATCAAATGTTGGAATTTGCTTTCC gttATGTGACTACAATTCTGGATGATGCAAAAATTTATTCGAGCCATGCTAAGAAACCTAACGTTGATGCAGATGATGTGAGACTGGCAATCCAGTGTCGTGCTGACCAATCTTTTACCTCTCCTCCCCCAAGAGATGTGAGCAAACTTGgatttgaagttatttttacttacaattttttaaactgtagttctaataaggattttttttttaagtttttactgGATATCGCAAGGCAGAAAAATCAAACCCCTTTGCCACTGATTAAGCCATATGCAGGACCTAGACTGCCACCTGATAGATACTGCTTAACAGCTCCAAACTATAGGCTGAAGTCCTTAATTAAAAAG GGACCTAACCAAGGGAGACTAGTTCCACGATTAAGTGTTGGTGCTGTTAGTAGCAAACCTACTACTCCTACTATAG CAACCCCACAAACAGTGTCTGTCCCAAATAAAGTTGCAACTCCAATGTCAGTGACAAGCCAAAGATTTACGGTGCAGATTCCACCTTCTCAGTCCACACCTGTGAAACCAG TTCCTGCAACAACTGCAGTTCAAAATGTTCTGATTAATCCTTCAATGATTGGGCCCAAAAATATTCTTATTACCACCAACATGGTTTCGTCACAGAACACGGCCAATGAAGCAAACCCGCTGAAGAGAAAGCATGAAGAGGATGATGACAATGATATTATGTAA
- the TAF9B gene encoding transcription initiation factor TFIID subunit 9B isoform X2 — protein sequence MESGKMAPPKNAPRDALVMAQILKDMGITEYEPRVINQMLEFAFRYVTTILDDAKIYSSHAKKPNVDADDVRLAIQCRADQSFTSPPPRDFLLDIARQKNQTPLPLIKPYAGPRLPPDRYCLTAPNYRLKSLIKKGPNQGRLVPRLSVGAVSSKPTTPTIATPQTVSVPNKVATPMSVTSQRFTVQIPPSQSTPVKPVPATTAVQNVLINPSMIGPKNILITTNMVSSQNTANEANPLKRKHEEDDDNDIM from the exons ATGGAGTCGGGCAAGATGGCGCCTCCCAAGAACGCTCCGAGAGATGCCTTG GTGATGGCACAGATCCTGAAGGATATGGGAATCACAGAGTATGAACCAAGGGTTATAAATCAAATGTTGGAATTTGCTTTCC gttATGTGACTACAATTCTGGATGATGCAAAAATTTATTCGAGCCATGCTAAGAAACCTAACGTTGATGCAGATGATGTGAGACTGGCAATCCAGTGTCGTGCTGACCAATCTTTTACCTCTCCTCCCCCAAGAGAT tttttactgGATATCGCAAGGCAGAAAAATCAAACCCCTTTGCCACTGATTAAGCCATATGCAGGACCTAGACTGCCACCTGATAGATACTGCTTAACAGCTCCAAACTATAGGCTGAAGTCCTTAATTAAAAAG GGACCTAACCAAGGGAGACTAGTTCCACGATTAAGTGTTGGTGCTGTTAGTAGCAAACCTACTACTCCTACTATAG CAACCCCACAAACAGTGTCTGTCCCAAATAAAGTTGCAACTCCAATGTCAGTGACAAGCCAAAGATTTACGGTGCAGATTCCACCTTCTCAGTCCACACCTGTGAAACCAG TTCCTGCAACAACTGCAGTTCAAAATGTTCTGATTAATCCTTCAATGATTGGGCCCAAAAATATTCTTATTACCACCAACATGGTTTCGTCACAGAACACGGCCAATGAAGCAAACCCGCTGAAGAGAAAGCATGAAGAGGATGATGACAATGATATTATGTAA